One Capricornis sumatraensis isolate serow.1 chromosome 8, serow.2, whole genome shotgun sequence genomic region harbors:
- the SLC25A10 gene encoding mitochondrial dicarboxylate carrier produces MADEARVSRWYFGGLASCGAACCTHPLDLLKVHLQTQQEVKMRMTGMALQVVRSDGILALYNGLSASLCRQMTYSLTRFAIYETVRDQVTKGSEGPLPFYKKVLLGSISGCIGGFVGTPADMVNVRMQNDMKLPQNQRRNYAHALDGLYRVAREEGLRKLFSGATMASSRGMLVTVGQLSCYDQAKQLVLSTGYLSDGIFTHFIASFIAGGCATFLCQPLDVLKTRLMNAKGEYRGVLHCAMETAKLGPLAFYKGLVPAGIRLMPHTVLTFVFLEQLRKHFGIKVPS; encoded by the exons ATGGCGGATGAGGCGCGCGTGTCGCGCTGGTACTTCGGTGGGCTGGCGTCATGCGGGGCCGCCTGCTGCACGCACCCGCTGGACCTGCTCAAG GTGCACCTGCAGACGCAGCAGGAGGTGAAGATGCGCATGACGGGCATGGCGCTGCAGGTGGTGCGCTCTGATGGCATCCTGGCGCTCTACAACGGGCTGAGCGCCTCCCTGTGCAGACAG ATGACCTACTCCCTGACTCGGTTTGCCATCTACGAGACCGTGCGGGACCAGGTGACCAAAGGCAGTGAAGGCCCCCTGCCCTTCTACAAGAAGGTCTTGCTGGGCTCCATCAGCG GTTGCATCGGCGGCTTTGTGGGGACCCCTGCGGACATGGTCAACGTCAG GATGCAGAATGACATGAAGCTGCCCCAGAATCAGCGCCGAAA CTATGCCCACGCCCTGGACGGCCTGTACCGTGTGGCCCGAGAAG AGGGTCTGAGGAAGCTGTTCTCAGGCGccaccatggcatccagtcgaGGGATGTTGGTCACCGTGGGCCAG CTGTCCTGCTACGATCAAGCCAAGCAGCTGGTCCTCAGCACGGGCTACTTGTCTGACGGCATCTTCACTCACTTTATCGCCAGCTTCATTGCG GGTGGATGTGCCACATTCCTGTGCCAGCCCCTGGATGTGCTGAAGACCCGGCTGATGAATGCCAAGGGCGAGTATCGG GGTGTTCTGCACTGCGCCATGGAGACAGCAAAGCTGGGGCCGCTGGCCTTTTACAAG GGCCTCGTGCCTGCTGGCATCCGCCTCATGCCCCACACCGTGCTCACATTCGTGTTTCTGGAACAGCTTCGCAAGCACTTTGGCATCAAAGTGCCGTCCTGA